From Lycium ferocissimum isolate CSIRO_LF1 chromosome 12, AGI_CSIRO_Lferr_CH_V1, whole genome shotgun sequence, one genomic window encodes:
- the LOC132040408 gene encoding purine permease 1-like, translating into MDIQREQGANYKPKKLKNFMSIKSLLVLINCILISVGQISGVLLVRTYFLHGGKRKWLQSFLLTAGFPILILPISISYAKRKNTNSRVFVTPKLAIASAILGLVLGVCSYLYTFGMSYLPVSISSLLASTSLAFTAIFAYFIVKHKFTDYSINAVVLMMFGSVILGLHMNGDRPIGESNRKYTLGFVMTLVAAALHGFVNAGVEYSHLKAGVVVTFDLVMQMQFLISMFSTLFCVVAMIINKDFQAISREAEEFGLGQNKYYMILALSAIALQMMMIGSLGLIFCSTALLSGIVNALLVPVQQIFAVMFLPESFNSAKWMALAMCLWGFASYFYGEYRVSLKKVTKTKDATPPDQV; encoded by the exons ATGGACATACAAAGAGAGCAAGGAGCTAACTATAAGCCCAAAAAACTCAAGAATTTCATGTCAATTAAGTCACTTCTTGTTCTCATAAACTGCATCCTCATTTCAGTTGGCCAAATATCAGGTGTATTGCTTGTTAGAACTTACTTCTTGCATGGTGGAAAAAGGAAATGGCTGCAATCTTTTTTGCTAACAGCAGGGTTTCCAATCTTGATTTTGCCAATTTCAATTTCttatgcaaaaagaaaaaataccaATAGTAGAGTTTTTGTCACACCTAAATTAGCAATAGCTAGTGCTATTTTAGGCCTCGTTCTTGGTGTTTGTAGCTACCTCTAcacttttggcatgtcttatcTTCCCGTTTCAATTTCTTCACTCTTGGCTTCAACTTCCCTAGCATTCACCGCGATTTTCGCGTATTTTATCGTGAAGCATAAGTTCACGGATTATTCCATTAACGCGgtggtgttgatgatgtttgGGTCCGTTATATTAGGGTTACACATGAATGGAGATCGTCCGATAGGAGAATCGAATCGAAAATATACGTTAGGGTTTGTGATGACACTTGTTGCTGCTGCTCTACATGGTTTTGTAAATGCAGGAGTGGAGTATAGTCATCTTAAAGCTGGAGTTGTTGTAACGTTTGATCTTGTCATGCAAATGCAATTTCTTATATCCATGTTCTCCACTTTGTTTTGTGTTGTTGCCATGATTATCAACAAAGATTTTCAG GCCATCTCTAGAGAAGCTGAAGAATTTGGATTAGGGCAAAACAAGTACTATATGATATTAGCACTATCAGCAATAGCTCTACAAATGATGATGATTGGAAGTCTTGGGTTGATTTTCTGCTCCACAGCACTACTGTCAGGGATAGTAAATGCACTTCTAGTTCCAGTACAACAGATATTTGCTGTCATGTTCTTGCCTGAAAGCTTCAATTCTGCAAAATGGATGGCTTTAGCTATGTGCCTTTGGGGTTTTGCTTCTTATTTCTATGGTGAATATAGGGTCAGCCTGAAGAAGGTTACAAAAACCAAAGACGCTACCCCGCCGGACCAAGTTTGA
- the LOC132039832 gene encoding serine/threonine-protein kinase SAPK2-like, which produces MMEGYEFVKDLGCGNFGVAKLVRDNKTKELFAVKFFERGQKIDEHVQREIMNHRSLSHPNIIRFKEVLLTPTHLAIVMEYAAGGELFQRICNAGRFNEDEARFFFQQLISGVSYCHFMQICHRDLKLENTLLDGSTAPRVKICDFGYSKSSLFHSQPKSTVGTPAYVAPEILSKKEYDGKVADVWSCGVTLYVMLVGAYPFEDPTDPKNFLKTISRIFSVQYSVPQNVQISMECQHLLSRIFVADPEKRITIPEIKKHPWFLKNLPVEFMEEGRHECIDVNNPRQSMEEVLAVIQEARIASQVRKVLGNSSEGSMELDELDDAEDTETSDDFVGHM; this is translated from the exons atgatgGAGGGTTATGAATTTGTGAAGGATTTGGGTTGTGGTAATTTTGGTGTAGCTAAGCTTGTAAGAGATAATAAGACCAAAGAGCTCTTTGCTGTCAAGTTCTTTGAAAGAGGCCAAAAG ATTGATGAACATGTACAAAGGGAGATTATGAATCATAGATCATTAAGTCATCCAAATATAATCAGATTCAAAGAG GTCTTGCTGACGCCTACTCATCTAGCAATAGTAATGGAGTATGCTGCAGGAGGAGAACTCTTTCAGAGGATTTGCAATGCTGGAAGGTTCAATGAAGATGAG GCCAGATTCTTCTTTCAGCAATTGATATCAGGGGTTAGCTACTGCCATTTCATG CAAATCTGTCATAGAGATCTCAAATTGGAAAATACATTACTGGATGGAAGTACTGCACCGCGTGTAAAAATATGTGATTTTGGTTACTCCAAG TCATCTCTCTTTCATTCTCAACCAAAGTCCACTGTAGGGACACCGGCTTATGTTGCACCCGAGATCTTATCAAAGAAAGAATATGACGGGAAG GTTGCAGATGTTTGGTCTTGTGGAGTCACTTTATATGTAATGCTGGTCGGAGCTTATCCATTTGAAGATCCCACTGATCCGAAGAACTTCCTAAAGACCATATCC AGAATATTTAGCGTCCAGTACTCAGTTCCGCAAAATGTACAAATTTCCATGGAGTGCCAGCATCTCTTATCCAGGATTTTTGTGGCAGACCCTGAAAAG AGAATAACTATACCAGAAATTAAGAAACAtccttggtttttgaagaacttGCCTGTCGAATTCATGGAAGAAGGACGTCACGAGTGCATCGATGTAAATAACCCGAGACAGAGCATGGAAGAAGTATTGGCAGTAATACAGGAGGCAAGAATTGCTTCACAGGTTCGTAAGGTTCTAGGAAATTCATCTGAAGGAAGTATGGAACTTGATGAATTAGATGATGCTGAGGATACTGAAACAAGTGATGATTTTGTTGGTCATATGTGA